From the genome of Perca fluviatilis chromosome 8, GENO_Pfluv_1.0, whole genome shotgun sequence:
CTGTAAGTTGTTCCAggcagagggagcagcaaacttAAAGGCCTTTTTCCCAGCTCAGTTCTAACCTTTGGAAGGAAAAGATCCTGGGAACGAAGATTGTAAGTGAATGGGAATGTTTTTTCTCTTGTTTATTTCGTTTTGTTTCATATCTCCTGCATGTAATATGTGTGTTAATATGTAATAACATacagaaataataatacatttaataagaCTGATAAGATTCTGAGGGAACTGagaacaaaatataaataaaacagaatgtAAAAAGGGTCGGTGTAATAAGCAATTGCTTCAACCTACACCTTTTCGGTCAGTATTGATTAGAAACTgtgtgctgtggaggagggtctgactagtccacacagcattccgggatgggagaaaaacatgctctggtttattggccttTCTTtataccaatcacaatcatcttgggtggaATTGAGGATGAATGCTGAAAGCACAGTTGGATAGgactctggaaggaacttgttttggtggaatatgtGTACGTGCataagttgttttagtcatgcaacagaaaactcagattggacagatagtctagctagctgtctggatttaccctgcagagatctgaggagcagttaaccatagtcctcagaaatccaccggagtttaaaacgccaacacaaaggaagcccaaggcaacggacatgcggcctaaatgagtgaaatccagcagaatttccattggcaacggagcaatcctgggAACGGGAAAGTGGAACATCAAGAAAATAGACTAAGATGACACTGTATGAATTAaggtgacactttttttttttttttacgattaatgttatatacagtatgtgatgttgtgtatctatgtgatcgaaataaactaaactaatggGCACctcggcagtgcccaggagtAAAGCTGGCACCtttacagctgaagaaatgagtTCCAGACTGGAAAATTTCACACTGCATCACCATTGTAAGATAAATCCTTGGGGGAGGTCTGTGGTCTCCGAGTGCCATTTGGGTTTCTTGTATAAATGGGGCCAAAAGGTCAGGGCAAGTTTTTGCTACACATTTAAACAGTccaaatagaagaaaataactCCCTAACCTGTGTTTATCAGAATTcctcaattttgaggacatCTGCCAATAATTCTTTCTTCTGGCAAAGCTTTGTTGGACCCTCGTTGGTAAAATCCAACTGAAACTAACCCTCCAACtgaaaacctgttgatatcaaAAAATGATTAAGAAAGGAAagtgggagggagagggggaatggCATGTAGCCAAGGGCCCCAGGTCGGAACcaaacccacggccgctgcgacaaagactgagcctctgtacatggggcgcacactcaaccaggtgagTTGATCGAGCGAGTTGATATAAATTTTGACTTTAAGGCAGAAATTGATGTGATGGAATCCACCAAACGTCTTTTTCATGTGATTTATGACTAAACCAGGCGGGGACGTCCTAATTAAAAACAGAACACCTCTGGCCTGCTAATTACTCTGTACCGACAAGTTTCCACAAGTGCTCTGCCTGTAGGCCTGATTGAAGCCCCTGCAACAGCGTATTTAAAGAGCAGCTTATTTGGACTCAGAGAAGAGTGAGGTTAGCGTTAATGATAACAGGTCATCATTTTATGACGACGAGTGTACATTTTGGACGGCAGGAAGTTGGACCCCCAGAGCAGGTTGGTGTTTTCCACACTTAAACGTTACTGGGGTCGAGTTCACCAGCAGCTGTGACACTGTTTCTACTCGTCTTTGTAATCTGTTTTTCTCCTTCCTGAGTGTTGATATTATTGGGGGGGGAAATGGAGCCCTGCAACTGACAAACTATACTAAAAGGTTACCAGACAAGTCAAAAAAAATAACGGAatacatcaataaataatattggttatttaataattaaaatagagtaacatcaaaataaatctaaagcatcatccttttcttttaacctcaaatattttaataaaaaatatataaatttataAATGTAAAGTCTGATGTAAATTTCTTCAGACGCTCACGGGAAAATCCTTTCTCTGGCGTAAATGAGATCCAAGGTTTATatgagtttttatttaaaaagcaacaaattctGCTTCTCTGTGATGATGTCAGAATgcaacatttaaatgtaaatttgtaaaAATACATCTAACAGTGATTTTGAGGCCTTCTCTGCTAAGACTTTTTGAACTGGGACTTCTTATTGCTCCGTTTCCTGTTGTTAAACCAGGTAAGCTACAGAACAGGTGTGAGGTCATCGTCCTCTCTACATTGTTAGCCTAAAAGCTAAATGCTACAATCCTGCAAATCTAAAAAAAGGTTCCTACTTTAAAGTCCTTTAAATATTGTATTTCCCCCTAATGTTGGAACAAGAATcttcagccatgctagcagctctgtgaggctaaatgccagcatgctaacatgtgcATGTTTTGCAGGTTTATTAGGTACCATCTTAGTTTttgatgttagcatgctgaggtttgctaattagcactaaactaCAGGGGAATGTTGTTAGTGCTGCAGGTATTTCATCATAAACAAGTTAAAATCTTGACCTGATTATGGCGCTAAAGTCAAGGAATCACCAAAATAATTACAATTGATTCAAAGGGTGATATTTACCAAATTTCATGTCAATCCTTCCAAACATTGTTGATATATGTCAACCAAAGTCTTATATTAGATACTCTATCATGTTGATCCAGCTCTTCTCTAAAGCGTAATTTTTCCATTGAGTGAAATATTCACTACTTTTTAAGGCTGTACCTTTCCATCAGATGGAAATATTTTACATGTGCTGTTTTTCATTCAGCCTTTAGAAGCGCTGGGATCTCCAGAATTTAAAGATTCTGTAAGTTtgaacaattattacataaataCAACATAAGATTATAAGGTTTAAGGGGTTAAAAAGTGGCTATATTGTCCTTAACATCTGcaaaaatataatacattatacGGCAGACGGACACAGTTCTTATGTCAGCTttgtttctgcctgtaaaaTGTTGGATTTGTTAAATGTCAAAACAATTGTTTAATACTTCTTTGTGTAGAACTGTAGAAATGTaatttttgttggtttgttttggggagaatattTATGGATCAAAACAATAAAAGTAGAGTGAAAGCTAAAAGCTACTGAAATCCCAATAAAGTTTACTCACCTTCTAGATTTATTTAAGAGCTGCAGGAACTCATTCTGACCTCCTACATTTTTCTGACTTGTGTTTGTTTCCTTTTCCTCACAGATGAGATTACTCTTCTAAAATGAGCCAACTTAAACTGCTCGATGACAAACAGCATTTCTTAtccatcttcatcatcatgttGGCCCTGCTGTGCTCCGGCCGAGCCTTACCGAGGACGGACCCTCCCATCCGTCCCGGCCACCCCTTCCAGTTCATGTGGAACGCCCCGACCGAGCTCTGCCACATCCGCTTCCACATGCCATTCGACCTTTCCCACTTCCAGTTCATCAGCAGCACGCTGAAGACGGCGACCAACCAGAGCATCTCCTTATTCTACACCGACCGCTTCGGCATCTTCCCCTACGTGGACGAACACACCGGCAAGATATACAACGAGGGCGTGCCGCAGCTGATAGACATGCAGCAGCACCAAGACCTGGCCGAGGATAACATCAAGTATTACATCCCTGCCGACCAACCGGGCCTCGCTGTGCTCGACTTTGAGGAGTGGAGGCCACAGTGGATCCGAAACTGGGGCAGCAAAGACATCTACAGACGGATTTCCATTGAAACGGTCAAGAAGAAGAACCCATCGTTGACCAATGCCGAGGCTGAGGACCAGGCAAGGATTGCTTTCGAACACGGAGCCAAGAAGTACTTCGTCCAATCTGTCCGCGTGGGGAAGAGGATGAGGCCCAGCAGACTCTGGGGCTTCTACCTGTTCCCCGACTGCTACAACTACAACTTCAAAAAGGACATGGCGGGCTTCACCGGAGAGTGTCCCGCAATCGAGAAGAAAAGGAACGACGAACTGATGTGGCTCTGGGGAGAGGCCACAGCGCTCTTTCCATCTATCTACCTGGAGCAGTTGCTTAGAGACACCCAGCAGGCCAGGCAGTTCGTCCGGCATCGCATCCGGGAGGCC
Proteins encoded in this window:
- the LOC120564629 gene encoding hyaluronidase PH-20-like — its product is MSQLKLLDDKQHFLSIFIIMLALLCSGRALPRTDPPIRPGHPFQFMWNAPTELCHIRFHMPFDLSHFQFISSTLKTATNQSISLFYTDRFGIFPYVDEHTGKIYNEGVPQLIDMQQHQDLAEDNIKYYIPADQPGLAVLDFEEWRPQWIRNWGSKDIYRRISIETVKKKNPSLTNAEAEDQARIAFEHGAKKYFVQSVRVGKRMRPSRLWGFYLFPDCYNYNFKKDMAGFTGECPAIEKKRNDELMWLWGEATALFPSIYLEQLLRDTQQARQFVRHRIREAMRVSMLPNSSYSIPVFPYIRPLYKDTTDKYMSEFDLVNTIGEAAALGAAGVISWGDMKVTESEDSCFYARRHLEQVMNPYILNVTTATQLCSKALCQGRGRCLRKHWDDDVFLHLNPRRYRIEQKSRGGPLAVSGGLSQDDVNWFDRNFDCMCYGEEPCRLVLTVNVIDETHTEL